Part of the Amycolatopsis sp. 195334CR genome is shown below.
GTATGAGCTGCGGATCGTGGTGGTTTCGCCGCTGTGGACGGGTTTTCCGGCGATCCAGAAGGGGAAGGTGGTCATTTTCCGGCCTCCGTGAGGATGGCCTGCTCCAGGACGGAAAGGCCCTCGTCGAGCAGTGCGGGGGAGAGGGACAACGGCGGCAGCAGCCGCACGACGTTGCCGTAGGTGCCGCAGGTCAGCACCACCACGCCGGCCGCGTGGCAGGCCTTCGCGATGCGGCCGGTCAGCGCCGCGTCCGGCTTGCCGCCGGTGACGAACTCGGCGGCGAGCATGGCGCCCCGGCCGCGGACGTCGCCGATGACGCCGGTGCGTTCGCCGATCGCGCGCAGCCGGGGCAGCACGGTCTCGGCGATGCCGCGGGCGGCCAAGTCCAGGCGCTCGGCGCGCAGGGTCTCGATCGAGCCGAGCGCGGCGGCGCAGGCGATCGGGTTGCCGCCGTAGGTGCCGCCGAGGCCGCCGGACGGCACCGCGTCCATCAGCTCCGCGCGCCCGGTGACGGCGGCGAGCGGCAGGCCGCCGGCGATGCCCTTCGCGGTGGCGATGAGGTCCGGCACCACGTTCTCGTGGTTGGACGCGAACCAGTCGCCGGTGCGGCAGAAGCCGGTCTGCACCTCGTCGGCGACGAAGACCACGCCGTTGCGCGCGCACCAGTCGGAGAGGGCGGGGAGGAAGCCGGGTGCGGGCTCGATGAAGCCGCCCTCGCCCTGGATCGGTTCGAGCACCACGGCGGCGACCTGGTCCCCGCCGATCTGCTTCTCGATCCGGTCGATGGCGGCGGCCGCGGCCTCGGGGCCGGTCAGGCCGTCGCGGTAGGGGTAGGAGCCGGGGACGCGGTAGACCTCGGGGGCGAAGGGGCCGAAGCCGTGCTTGTACGGGACGGACTTCGCGGTCAGCGCCATGGTCAGGTTGGTGCGGCCGTGGTAGGCGTGGTCGAACACCACGACGGCCTGGCGGCCGGTGGCGGCGCGGGCGATCTTGACCGCGTTCTCGACGGCTTCGGCGCCGGAGTTGAAGAGGACCGAGCGCTTGGCGTGGTCGCCGGGGGTGAGGTCCTGGAGTTCCTCGCACACCCGGACGTAGCCCTCGTACGGAGTAACCATGAAACACGTGTGGGTGAACTCGGCAGCCTGCGCGCGGACGCGGTCGACCACGGCGGGGGCGTTGTGGCCGACGTTGGTGACCGCGATGCCGGAGCCGAGGTCGATCAGGGTGTTGCCGTCGGCGTCGGTGAGCAGGCCGCCATCGGCGGAGGTGATGTAGACGGGCAGCACCGAGCCGACGCCCGCGGCGACCGCGTCGGCGCGGCGTTGCTGCAGGGCGCGGGAGGCCGGGCCGGGGATTTCGGTCAGCAGCCTGCGCTGCGTGGTCTGGGCGGTCATGGCTTCAGGATGCGGTGGGGGGCTGGTTTGGTCAGGTGCCAGTTTGGACATCGGGAGCGGTAAGATTCGCCAACATGGCACTTTCGCTCGGTTCGCTGGCTGCTGCTGAAGGCCTGCCCGTCCTGGCGGGCTCGGGCGGCTTGGGGCGGGTGATCGGCTGGGTGCACCCGACGGAACTGGTGGACCCCACCGCCTTCCTCGACGGCGGCGAACTCCTCCTGACCACGGGACTGGCTTTCGAACTCGAGGCTGCCGCCCCAACCACAGCCGACGACTCCGCCTCGACTTTGGCTGCGGCCGCCGATTCTGCCTCCGCGCTGGCCGCGGTTGGTGAACCTGCGTCCGCTTCGGGCGCCGCTGGCGATCTTTCGCCCGCTTCAGGCACGGCCGATGATCTTGCGTCCGCATTGGGGAAGGCTGGTGATCCTTCGTCGACTTCGGGCGCGGCTGGTGATCCTGCGGCCGCCACGGGGGCGGCTGGTGATTCTGGGTCGGCTTCCGGTGCGGCTGGCGGTCCTTCGTCCGCTACGGGGGCGGTCGGTGGGCTTTCGTCGGCGCGGGGTGTGGCTGGTGGTCCCGGGGTGGCGGCCTCTGCGGCATATGAGGCCTATGTGGAGCGGCTGGCGCAGGCTGGGGTGGCCGGAATCGGGTTCGGGAGCGGGGTGATCCACGATCAGGTGCCGCCGGGCCTGGTCGCCGCCGCGGAAGCCGCCGGGTTGCCGTTGCTGGAGGTGCCGCACGAGGTGCCGTTCATCGCGATCACCAAGGCGGTTTCGGCAGCGGTGGCGGCCGACGAGTACGCCACCGTCGTGCGGACCGGGCGCGGCCAGCAGGAACTGACCAGGGCGGCGGTCGGCCGGGGCGGGCCGGGCGCGGTGGTGCGCCGCCTGTCTCGGCTGGTCGACGGGTGGGTGCTGTTGCTGGACTCGGGCACTCCGGTGGAAGGCGTCCCCGGCACGGGCACCCCGGTGGAGGCCTTCCCCGCCTCGGCGCGCACGCATGCGGCTGCGCTCGACGTCTCGGGTTTGCGGGGAACGCGGGGCACCCGGCTCGCATCGGGGGATGAGGTCGTTCTGCACTCGCTGGACTCGCGGACGGTGCTCGCCGTGGGGCGCGAGGTGGAGCTGGACGCGGCGGAGCAGTTCATCGTGAACACGGCGGCGTCGCTGCTTTCGCTTGCGCTGCAACGAAACCGGGAACAGAGCGGGGTGCTCGGTCAGTTGCGTTCGGGCTTGTTCGACCTGCTGCTGGCCGACGAAGACCTCGCGGTGGCGACGATCCGGAGGCTGTGGCCCGCCATGCCGGAGCCGCCCTGGCGGATCGCGGTCGTGGTGGGCTCCGGGGCCGCCAGGCGCGCTTTCGCCGAGGCTTTGGGGGAGGCGTTCTGCGTGGTGCGGGACTCGGATGTAGTGGTGGTCGCGCCGGAGGTCGAGGCGGTGGAGGCACTGGTGCGTCGGCTTGGGCTGCACGGTGGGATTTCTTCTGCCGGTGGCAACCCAGCCGCCGTCGGCGGGTCCGGTAGCTCTGCCAGCTCAGCGGCCGTTGCCAGCCCCCGTAGCTCTGCCCGCTCGGCTGCCGCTGGCTCGGCTGCCGCCGCTGGCTCGGCTGAGGCTGCCGGCTCGGCGGGGGCTGCTGGCTCGGCCTCCGGTGGCGGAGAGCGGGCCGTTGGTGCGGCTACTGCGCTTCGGCAGGCTGTGCGGGTGGCGCAGGCTGCTCGCGCCCAGCATCAGCCCTGGCTTGGGTTTGACGAGTACACCGGCTCTGGGTTGTTGGCACTGCTTCCGAAAGAGAGCGGTGCTCTCTTTGCGGATGCGGTGCTCTCGCCGTTGAGCGGTGATCTTGTGGAGGCGCTTCGCTGTTGGATTGAGGAGCATGGCCACTACGACGCCGCCGCCACCCGGCTGAACATTCATCGGCACACTCTTCGCAAGCGTTTGCGCAAAGTGGAAGAGTTGACGGGGCGGAGCCTTGCTTCGCCTGGCACCCGCGCGGAGTTTTGGGTGGCGCTGGCCATCGCTGGGCGGTGACCCAAGCAAGCTCACCGAAAGCGGTCCGTAGCCGCCCTCAGCCCGGCCAGGACGCCCAGGTCGTTCACCGCATGCCCAGCCGTGTTCAGCAGGTGCAGCTCCGAACCCGGCCAAGCCTGGTGCAACTCCCAAGCCGTCGTCGGCGGGCACACCACGTCGTACCGCCCCTGCACCAGCACCCCCGGAATCCCGCTCAACTTCGCCGCGTCCCGAATCAACTGTCCATCATCGAGCCACGCGCCATGACTGAAGTAGTGCAAAGCGATCCGCGCGAAGGACAGCGCGAACCCCGGCCGGCTGTAGTTCTGCAGATAACTCGGCTGCGGCACCAGCGAGACGATCGCGCCTTCCCAAGCGCTCCAAGCGATCGCCGCGGCCTCGCGCACCCCGCGCTCCGGGTGGTAAACGAGCCGGTGGTACGCCGCCAGCGGATCATCCCGCGAAGCCTCCGCGAGCGGCGCGAGGTAAGCACCCCAAGCATCCGGGTAAAGCCGCGAAGCGCCGTCGCGGTAAATCCAGTCCAGTTCGCTTTGCCGCGCTGTGAACACCCCGCGCAACACGATCTCGCTGACCCGCCCCGGATGCGTTTCGGCATACGCGAGCGCGAGCGTCGCCCCCCACGAACCGCCGAAAACCTGCCACCGGTCGATCCCCAGGTGCGCGCGCAACAGCTCCAGATCGGCCACCAGGTGCCAGGTCGTGTTCGCCGACAGGTTCACCTCGGGCTCGGTGATGCTCGGCGTGCTGCGCCCCGAACCACGTTGGTCGAACTGCACGATCAAGTACGCCGACGGGTCGAAATGCCTGCGGGACAACGGAGTCAGCCCGCTACCCGGCCCGCCGTGCAGCACCACCACCGGTTTGCCGTCCGGATTGCCGGAGGTTTCCCAGTGCACCAGGTGCCCGTCGCCGACCTCGAGCAGTCCGGTCCGGAACGGCTCGATCGCCGGGTACAGCTCATCCATGCGCACCACTGTGCCTCATGCGCGGGCACAGCGGTGCGCACGGACGGAAGGTGGGGGCTCGCTCCCGCCGCCAGACTGAACGAGCCCCCGGTCCGGGGGGATTTCAGGGAGCGAGGACCCGGCGAAGGGCACGGGATGAGCCCGAGATGTCTGTGTTCGCGGCGCGCGGTACGCGCATCGTTTCCTCCTCGTCGAGGACCCGTGGCGGCGGTGGGTAAACGCTAAGCCACGGACTGAATACAGTCAAGCATGTGACCTGCATTCATATACCTGAACGACGAGGGCTCAGTGGAAGGAGTGCTCCGGACCGGGGAACTCGCCGCGCCGCACGTCCTCGGCGAAGGCGGTGGCCGCCGACGAGAGCGCACCCGCCACATCCGCGTACCGCTTCACGAAGCGCGGCGCCTTGCCCCGCCGCAATCCCGCCATGTCCTGCCACACCAGCACCTGCGCGTCGCAGTCCGGACCCGCGCCGATGCCGATGGTCGGGATGCGCAGCGAGTGCGTGACCTGCTTGGCCGCCTCCGCCGGCACCATCTCCATCACCACCGAGAACGCCCCGGCCTCCTGCAGCGCCAGCGCGTCGGCGACCAGTTCCTCCCCGGCCGCGCCACGCCCCTGCACGCGGTACCCGCCCAGGTTGTGCTCGCTCTGCGGGGTGAACCCGATGTGTCCCATCACCGGCACCCCGGCCGAGGTCAGCGCCTCCACGTGCGGCGCGAACTTCCGCCCGCCCTCCAGCTTCACCGCGTGCGCGCGGCCCTCCTTCATGAACCGGACCGCGGTCGCCAGCGCCTGCTCCGGGGACAGCTGGTACGAGCCGAACGGCAGGTCGGCCACCACGAGCGCGTACTTCACCGCCCTGGTCACGCCGCGCACCAGCGGCAGCAGCTCGTCCACCGTCACCGGGAGCGAGGTGTCGTAGCCGAACACGTTGTTGGCCGCGGAATCACCGACGAGCAGCACTGGGATCCCGGCTTCGTCGAACAGCTCCGCGGTGTACATGTCGTAGGCGGTGAGCATCGGCCACGCCTCGCCGCGCTCCTTCAGCTCCCGCAGGTGGTGCACGCGGACCTTCCTGCGCGGCGCGGCTTCCCTGGCCGAAGGACCGGAGCCGTACGGTGCGGCCAGTTCGCCGCCATCAGTGCCGGGGGCAGACATCGTCGTCGACCGTCCCTTCGCTCGTGGACCCGGTTCCGGGTGGATGAACCAGCCTGACACCACGCCCGGGCGCCCCCAAGCGGGCTGCGACCAGCTTCACACCGGTACCGTCGGGCCGCTACCGGCGGATCCCCCGTTCGACGGAAGGATCGAGCCCGGCGGTCAGACTCGCGGATGATGTCGGATGACCGATGGCGCGGGTTGAGTAAGAACTCCAGATGCCGGCGAGAACGACTGGAAGCCCGACCGTGAGCAAGCCACCCGTGCCCAGATGGCAGGCGAGGACCGCGGGCCTCGTCGCCACCGTGGTGCAGCTCGGCGCCTTCTCCTCCCTGCTGCTCCTGCTGCTCGGTGACGACGGGCGCTGGCTGCGCCACGTCCTCGCCGGGGTGTTCTGGCTGCTCAGCATCCCCGCCGACGCGAACCTGGTGATCGCGCTGGTGCTGGTGGTGCTCGGCGCCGCGCTGCGCCGCCGCAAGCGCGCCGCGCTGTACACGCTGGTGCTGTTCCAGGTCACCGGCCTGGTGATCATGCTCGCCGGGCAGGCGCTGCTGCTGTGGGCGCCCGACCTGGTCGACCTGCGCCCGGAGGAGTACGCCCAGGTACCCGAGATCGTCGCCGCGATCGGCGGGCTGGAACTGGTCTCCGTCGCGCTCACCGCCCTGCTGCTCGCACTGCGCCCCGCCTTCCCGGCCCGGCTGGCGCCCGGCGCCTTCGTGCGCGGCTTGCTGGTGCTGTTCGCCGGCATGGCCACGGTGACCGTCGGTGGCTGGATCCTCGCCGAGATCTTCCCCGGCACGCTGGCGAGCAGCTGGGAGCGGTTCGTCTGGGCGGCCAACCACTCCACCGGTGAACTGCTGCGGCTGGGCCGGTTCGGCGTCGGGCACGGGCCGGACTGGCTGGACGTGCTGCTCGACCTCGGTGGCACGTTCGCCACGGTCGCCGCGCTCTTTGTCTTCTTCCGTGGTGTGCGCACCCGGCACCTGCGCACCGACGAAGAGGAACTGCGGCTGCGGGAACTGCTCGCCGAACACGGCGAACCGGATTCGCTCGGCTATTTCGCCACGCGACGGGACAAAAGCGTGGTTTTCGCGCCGTCCGGACGGGCAGCGGTCACCTACCGCGTGCTCGGCGGCACGAGCATCGCCAGCGCGGATCCGGTCGGCGACCCCGAGGCGTGGCCCGCCGCGGTGCGGGAATGGCTGGCCGAAGCCCGGCGGTACGGCTGGGTTCCCGGTGTGCTCGGCGCGAGCCGCCGGGGTGCCGAGGTGTACACCGCGGCCGGGTTGAAGGCACTGGAAATCGGCGACGAAGCCATTCTCGACGTCCGTGACTTCAGCCTGAGCGGACCCGATCGGCGAACCGTGCGGCAGGCGGTGAGCCGGATCGAGCGCGCCGGGTTCTCCAGCCGCGTCCGCCGCCATTCCGAGATTTCCCATGAGGAAATGGCGTCGCTGTTGAAAAAGGCCCAACAATGGCGTGGCGGGGAAAGCGAACGCGGGTTCTCCATGGCGCTCGGGCGGCTCGGCGACCCGTCCGACGGCCGGTGCGTGATGGTCGAGGCCTTCGACGCCGACGGTGAACTCCGCGGCCTGCTTTCCTTTGTGCCGTGGGGACGTCGCGGGCTTTCGCTGGACCTGATGCGCCGCGACCGCGACGCGGGCAACGGGCTCAACGAGTTCCTGCTCGCCGAACTGGTCGCCGCGTGCTCCCGCCTTGGCGCACAACGGATTTCGCTGAACTTCGCGATGTTCCGCGCGGTGTTCGCCGGCGGGGAGCGGATCGGGGCCGGGCCGGTGCTGCGGGCGTGGCGTGCGGTGCTCAGCGTGTTCTCGCGGTTCTTCCAGCTCGAATCGCTGTACCGCGCGAACGCCAAGTACGGGCCGGAATGGGAGCCGCGGTTCCTCTGCTACGCCTCGGCGCGGCGGTTGCCGAAGGTCAGTCTGGTCGCCGGTGCGCTCGAAGGGTTCGTGCCCAGCGTCGGCGCGCATCGCGCGCTGCGGCTGGAAACCGTCACCGACGACTTCGTCGGCGAGGTGCGGCGGATCGAAGAACGCGCGGCGGCCACGGTCGCGGTGAAACCGGTGCGGCGCCCGGAACAGGTCCGCGTGCGGATCGCCAAGCTCGACCGGTTGCGCGCGGCCGGGGTGGAGCCTTACCCGGTCGGGTTCGAGCGCGACTCGGTGCTCGGCGACGTGGTGACGAAGTTCGCCGGCCTGGAACCGGACCACCACACCGGCGAACGCGTGCGCGTGGCCGGGCGGGTGGTCGCGCTGCGCAACCTCGGTGGGCTGTGTTTCGCGCGCCTCAAGGACTTCAGCGGGGAACTGCAGCTGATGCTCGCCGCCGACGTGCTACCGCTGGACGACTGGCGGTCCGGAGTGGACCTCGGCGACCACGTCGGCGTGACCGGCGAGGTGGTCACGTCCCGTCGCGGCGAGCTTTCGGTGCTCGTCACCGAGTGGACCGTCACCGCGAAGTGCCTGCACCCCCTGCCTGACCGCCGCAAGGGCCTGGCCGATCCCGAGGCCAGGGTGCGCAAGCGCTACCTCGACCTGGCGGTCAACCCCGATTCGGCGGCCATGCTGCGGATGCGCGGCACGGTGGTCCGCGCCCTGCGGGAACGCCTGTACCAGCGCGACTTCCTCGAGGTCGAGACGCCGATGCTGCAGACCGTGCACGGGGGTGCCAACGCCCGCCCGTTCGTCACCCACATCAACGCCTACGACATGCGGATGTACCTGCGGATCGCGCCGGAGCTGTACCTCAAGCGGCTGTGCGTGGCCGGGGTCGAGCGCGTCTTCGAGCTGAACCGCAACTTCCGCAACGAGGGCGTGGACGCCACGCACAACCCCGAGTTCACCATGCTGGAGGCGTACCAGGCCTACGCCGACTACAGCACCATGCGACGGCTGATGCGGGAGCTGGTGCAGTGCGCCGCCGAGGCCGCGTACGGCAGCCAGGTGGTGCGGCGGCCGGGCCTCGGTGAGGTCGACATCTCCGGGGACTGGCCGGTGATCACCGTGCACGACGCGGTGTCCGAGGCGTTCGGGGAACGGATCGACGCGGGCACCACGGTGACCGAACTGCGGCGGTTGTGCCGCCAGGCCGGGGTCCCGCTCGACGGCGCCGACGAGCTGGGTCAGGGCGACCTCGTGCTCAAGGCACACGAGCACCTGGTCGAGCCGCACACCACCAGCCCGGTCTTCTACACCGACTACCCGACCGAGGTCTCCCCGCTGACCCGGCGCCACCGGGTGGACCCGCGGCTGGCCGAGCGCTGGGACCTGATCGCCTTCGGCGCCGAGATCGGCACCGCCTACAGCGAGCTGACCGATCCGCTCGAACAGCGGCGGCGGCTCGAAGCGCAGTCGCTGCGGGCGGCCAGCGGGGACATCGAGGCGATGGAACTGGACGAGGACTTCCTGCTCGCGCTGGAACACGGCATGCCGCCGACCGGCGGGCTGGGCATGGGCGTCGACCGGCTGTTGATGCTGCTCACCGGCGCGTCGATCCGGCAGACGGTGGTCTTCCCGTTCGTCCGGGCCAGGGCCTGACCACGCCCGCGCTGACTGGCGTGTCACTCTGTGGCGCGTGAGGGGATTCCGGCTGGTCCGCCTGGTGGCGATGGCGCTGCTCGCGCTGGCCGTCGCCGCCTACTCGGCGTGGGTGCTGGAACTGGTGGTGCCGACCGGGCTGTCCGTGCTGCGCTCGCCGGTCGACGAGTTCGCCGCGCGGGACCAGCCGTACGGCGAGCTGTTCCGGACCGCCGAGGTGATCGCCGGGGCCGCGTTCATCGCGGCGGTGCCCCCGCTGAACCGGCTCGCCCCGACGCACTGGGTGTCGCGGCTGTCGGTGGTCGCCGTCGGGGTGTTCGGGGTGGCGCTGATCGTGCACGCGGCGCTGCCGCTGGACTGCGCGAGCTCGGTCAACGAGCTGTGCGTGGGCACCACCCCGGCGCACCACGCGCACGTGGTGCTCACCGAGGTGCTGACCGGGATCTACCTGGTCGGCGCGGCGAGCCTGATCGTCTGGTGGCCGCCGCGGTGGCGGGCGGTGGCGATCGTGGTGTTCGTGCTGGTCGCGGGCAGCGAGGTGGGGGTGCACCTGGTCGAGCCGGTGGCCGGGCTGGCCACCCGGGTGCAGGCGCTCGCGATGGCGGCGCTGCTGCTGGTCGGCGCGGCTTATCTGAGTGATGCCGAACGGCTCCGCCGGGTGGCATGATGCGCTCGTGATGGATGCCAACGCCGGTCCGGTGGCCGACGAACGCGAAGGCCTGCTCGCCTTCCTCGAACAACAGCGGCGCGTGCTGCGCATCGCCGCGCACGGTCTCACCGACGAGGAGGCCCGGCGGGCGCCGAGCCGCAGCGCGCTGACCGTCGGCGGGCTGGTGAAGCACGTGGCGGTCACCGAGCGGAACTGGATCGACCTGATCGAGTTCGACGATCCGCCGCAGCCCGCGATGGAGGACTACGCTGACGCGTTCACCCTGCGCGAGGACGAGACGCTGGCCGGGGTGCTCGACCTGTCCGCCGAGGTGGCGGCGCGGACCGCGCGCGTGATCGGCGGCGTGGCCGACCTGGGGCAGCCGGTGCCGGTGCCGAAGGGTGTGCCCTGGTACCCGGACGGCCTGGAGGCGTGGTCGGTGCGGTGGGTGCTGCTGCACCTGATCGAGGAGGCCGCGCGGCACGCCGGCCACGCCGACATCGTGCGCGAACACCTCGACGGCGCCACCGCCATGCCGCTGCTGGCCGCCGCCGAGAACTGGCCCGCGAGCCCGTGGCTGCAACCCTGGACCCGCTCCCAGCCGCTGTGAATGTGGCTTTCACTGCCGATTCCGCAGTGAAAGCCACATTCACAGCGCGTCGGTGCGTCTCGGTGCGCCTCGGTGCGCCTCGGCGGGGTGAGGGAGGCCACAGTGCCGCCACCTCTCCCCGAAACGGGTGGTCGAGCGTGGTTCCCGGCGGTGTGACCAGCCGGATTCGCGCGGGTCAGCGCCGGTGCGCCCGCCCGATCCCGCGATCTTGCCAGCCGGTGCGCGCCCCCCTGGCGGGTGCGGGCTACGATCCCGGTAGCCACTCGGCCGTGGCCTGTCCGCGGCCGGGACCACCACAAGAGCAGTGCAGGAGGCAGGAGTGACGGCCGTAGCCCCCAAGCCGATCGCCACGCGCCCGTACCCGGCGCGCGAGTCGGTGAAGGGTTCGTACCTGCTGCGGTTGTTCCGCACGACGGACCACAAGCAAATCGGCATCATGTACCTGGTCACCTCGTTCGCCTTCTTCATGGTCGGCGGCGCGATGGCGATGCTGATCCGGAGCGAGCTGGCCCGGCCGGGGCAGCAGTTCCTCTCCCAGGAGCAGTACAACCAGCTGTTCACCATGCACGGCACGGTGATGCTGCTGCTCTACGCGACCCCGATCCTGTTCGGCTTCGCGAACTTCATCCTGCCGCTGCAGATCGGCTCGCCCGACGTGGCGTTCCCGCGCCTGAACGCGTTCAGCTACTGGCTGTACCTCTTCGGCGGGCTGATCGTGATGTCCGGGTTCATCACCCCGGGTGGCGCCGCCGACTTCGGCTGGTTCGCCTACACCCCGCTCTCGGACGCGATCCACTCGCCCGGCGTCGGCGCCGACCTGTGGATCTCCGGGCTGGTGGTGTCCGGTCTCGGCACCATCCTCGGTGCGGTCAACATGATCACCACGGTGGTCTGCCTGCGCGCGCCCGGCATGACGATGTACCGGATGCCCATCTTCACCTGGAACATCCTGGTCACCAGCATCCTGATCCTGCTGGCCTTCCCGATCCTGACCGCGGCGCTGATGGGCCTGCTGGCGGACCGGCACCTCGGTGCGCACGTGTTCGACCCGGCCAACGGCGGGGTGATCCTGTGGCAGCACCTGTTCTGGTTCTTCGGCCATCCCGAGGTCTACATCGTCGCGCTACCGTTCTTCGGCATCGTCTCGGAGATCTTCCCGGTGTTCAGCCGGAAGCCGATCTTCGGCTACAAGGGCCTGGTCTGGGCGACGCTGGGCATCGCCGCGCTGTCGGTCGCGGTGTGGGCGCACCACATGTACGCCACCGGTTCGGTGCTGCTGCCGTTCTTCTCGTTCATGACCTTCCTCATCGCGGTGCCCACCGGGGTCAAGTTCTTCAACTGGATCGGCACCATGTGGAAGGGGCAGCTGAGCTTCGAGACGCCGATGATCTTCAGCGTCGGCTTCATCGTCACCTTCCTCTTCGGCGGGCTGTCCGGCATCCTGCTGGCCGCCCCGGCGATCGACTTCCACGTCTCCGACAGCTACTTCGTGGTGGCGCACTTCCACTACGTGCTCTACGGCACGATCGTGTTCGCCACCTTCGCCGGCATCTACTTCTGGTTCCCGAAGATCACCGGCCGGATGCTCGACGAGCCGCTGGGCAAGCTGCACTTCTGGACCACGTTCATCGGCTTCCACGGCACCTTCCTGGTCCAGCACTGGCTGGGCAACGAGGGCATGCCGCGCCGGTACGCCGACTACCTGGTCAGCGACGGGTTCACCACGCTGAACACGATCTCCACCATCGGCGCGTACATCCTCGGCGCCTCGACGCTGCCGTTCCTGTGGAACGTGTTCAAGAGCTACCGCTACGGCGAGATCGTCACGGTGGACGACCCGTGGGGCTACGGCAACTCGCTCGAGTGGGCCACCTCGTGCCCGCCGCCGCGGCACAACTTCACCGAGCTGCCGCGGATCCGGTCCGAGCGCCCGGCGTTCGAGCTGCACTACCCGCACATGATCGAGCGGATCCACAAGGAAGGCGAGATCACCTTCACCGGCAAGCCGAAGGTGCACGGGGAGCCGAAGGCCCCCTCGCAGGTGCTCACCGAAGCCGCCATCCCGGGTGACCACAGCAAGGACAACTCGGGCGAGCAGTGACCCAAGCCGCGAAGCGCGCATCCCGGACCCGGGGTGCGCGCTTCGTCTCTGTCCGAGGGAAGGGTGCCGCGTGACGAAGACCCCAGTTCTGATCACCACGACCGGGCCGGACAAGCCGGGTGTCTCCTCGGTGCTGTTCGCCGCGCTGACCCGGCACGGGGTCGACCTGCTGGACGTCGAGCAGGTGGTCATCCGGGGGCAGCTGGTCCTCGGTGTGCTGGTGGCCGTGGAGAGCGATCCCGAGGGCCTCCAGGAACTGGTCGAGCAGGCCATGCACTCGGTGTCCATGCAGGTCGACGTCAGCATCGGCTCGGCCATCGGCGAGGACCCGTTCGCGCCGGCCCGCCAGGACTCCAGCCACGTGCTGGTGGTGCTGGGCCTGCCGTTCACCGCTCGCGCGTTCACCGAGGTGGCGCGGCGGCTGGCCGCGCTGAACGTGAACATCGACTCGATCCGCAGCATCGCCGACTACCCGGTGACCGGGCTCGAGGTCTACGTCTCGGTCGCCGAGGACACCGAGGCCGCCGACGAGGCGCTGCGCAGCGCGCTCGCCGACGTGGCTTCGCGCGGGGGACTGGACGTCGCGGTCGAGCGGGCCGGGCTGGCCCGCCGGGCCAAGCGCCTGATCGTGTTCGACGTGGACTCCACGCTCATCCAGGGCGAGGTGATCGAGATGCTCGGCGCGTTCGCCGGGGTCGAGCCGCAGGTCCGCGAGATCACCGAGGCCGCGATGCGCGGCGAGCTGAACTTCACCGAGTCGCTGGAACGCCGGGTCGCGCTGCTCGAAGGGCTGCCCGAGACGGTGCTCGACGAGGTGGCGTCGTCGCTGCAGCTGACCCCGGGCGCGCGCACCACGGTCCGCACGCTCAAGCGGCTCGGTTACCGCTGCGGCGTGGTCTCCGGCGGGTTCACCACGATCATCCAGAGGCTGGTCGACGACCTCGGCCTGGACTTCGCCGCGGCGAACGAACTGGAGATCGTCGACGGCAAGCTGACCGGCAAGGT
Proteins encoded:
- the lysX gene encoding bifunctional lysylphosphatidylglycerol synthetase/lysine--tRNA ligase LysX, producing MSKPPVPRWQARTAGLVATVVQLGAFSSLLLLLLGDDGRWLRHVLAGVFWLLSIPADANLVIALVLVVLGAALRRRKRAALYTLVLFQVTGLVIMLAGQALLLWAPDLVDLRPEEYAQVPEIVAAIGGLELVSVALTALLLALRPAFPARLAPGAFVRGLLVLFAGMATVTVGGWILAEIFPGTLASSWERFVWAANHSTGELLRLGRFGVGHGPDWLDVLLDLGGTFATVAALFVFFRGVRTRHLRTDEEELRLRELLAEHGEPDSLGYFATRRDKSVVFAPSGRAAVTYRVLGGTSIASADPVGDPEAWPAAVREWLAEARRYGWVPGVLGASRRGAEVYTAAGLKALEIGDEAILDVRDFSLSGPDRRTVRQAVSRIERAGFSSRVRRHSEISHEEMASLLKKAQQWRGGESERGFSMALGRLGDPSDGRCVMVEAFDADGELRGLLSFVPWGRRGLSLDLMRRDRDAGNGLNEFLLAELVAACSRLGAQRISLNFAMFRAVFAGGERIGAGPVLRAWRAVLSVFSRFFQLESLYRANAKYGPEWEPRFLCYASARRLPKVSLVAGALEGFVPSVGAHRALRLETVTDDFVGEVRRIEERAAATVAVKPVRRPEQVRVRIAKLDRLRAAGVEPYPVGFERDSVLGDVVTKFAGLEPDHHTGERVRVAGRVVALRNLGGLCFARLKDFSGELQLMLAADVLPLDDWRSGVDLGDHVGVTGEVVTSRRGELSVLVTEWTVTAKCLHPLPDRRKGLADPEARVRKRYLDLAVNPDSAAMLRMRGTVVRALRERLYQRDFLEVETPMLQTVHGGANARPFVTHINAYDMRMYLRIAPELYLKRLCVAGVERVFELNRNFRNEGVDATHNPEFTMLEAYQAYADYSTMRRLMRELVQCAAEAAYGSQVVRRPGLGEVDISGDWPVITVHDAVSEAFGERIDAGTTVTELRRLCRQAGVPLDGADELGQGDLVLKAHEHLVEPHTTSPVFYTDYPTEVSPLTRRHRVDPRLAERWDLIAFGAEIGTAYSELTDPLEQRRRLEAQSLRAASGDIEAMELDEDFLLALEHGMPPTGGLGMGVDRLLMLLTGASIRQTVVFPFVRARA
- a CDS encoding DUF998 domain-containing protein; this translates as MRGFRLVRLVAMALLALAVAAYSAWVLELVVPTGLSVLRSPVDEFAARDQPYGELFRTAEVIAGAAFIAAVPPLNRLAPTHWVSRLSVVAVGVFGVALIVHAALPLDCASSVNELCVGTTPAHHAHVVLTEVLTGIYLVGAASLIVWWPPRWRAVAIVVFVLVAGSEVGVHLVEPVAGLATRVQALAMAALLLVGAAYLSDAERLRRVA
- a CDS encoding DinB family protein, with the protein product MDANAGPVADEREGLLAFLEQQRRVLRIAAHGLTDEEARRAPSRSALTVGGLVKHVAVTERNWIDLIEFDDPPQPAMEDYADAFTLREDETLAGVLDLSAEVAARTARVIGGVADLGQPVPVPKGVPWYPDGLEAWSVRWVLLHLIEEAARHAGHADIVREHLDGATAMPLLAAAENWPASPWLQPWTRSQPL
- the ctaD gene encoding cytochrome c oxidase subunit I, which translates into the protein MTAVAPKPIATRPYPARESVKGSYLLRLFRTTDHKQIGIMYLVTSFAFFMVGGAMAMLIRSELARPGQQFLSQEQYNQLFTMHGTVMLLLYATPILFGFANFILPLQIGSPDVAFPRLNAFSYWLYLFGGLIVMSGFITPGGAADFGWFAYTPLSDAIHSPGVGADLWISGLVVSGLGTILGAVNMITTVVCLRAPGMTMYRMPIFTWNILVTSILILLAFPILTAALMGLLADRHLGAHVFDPANGGVILWQHLFWFFGHPEVYIVALPFFGIVSEIFPVFSRKPIFGYKGLVWATLGIAALSVAVWAHHMYATGSVLLPFFSFMTFLIAVPTGVKFFNWIGTMWKGQLSFETPMIFSVGFIVTFLFGGLSGILLAAPAIDFHVSDSYFVVAHFHYVLYGTIVFATFAGIYFWFPKITGRMLDEPLGKLHFWTTFIGFHGTFLVQHWLGNEGMPRRYADYLVSDGFTTLNTISTIGAYILGASTLPFLWNVFKSYRYGEIVTVDDPWGYGNSLEWATSCPPPRHNFTELPRIRSERPAFELHYPHMIERIHKEGEITFTGKPKVHGEPKAPSQVLTEAAIPGDHSKDNSGEQ